A genomic stretch from Bordetella sp. N includes:
- a CDS encoding TonB-dependent siderophore receptor, with the protein MTFPPNPGLPSPPAQRRRALMLATQLALASPLLLATAGQAQAEAQAGAEPGLRVQPIKLAQASPADVNALRDYAIPAGPLGPVLGRIAGDAGLNLGYGPAQVDGRMAAPVQGRYSAEEALRTALRGTGLRLQRSADGGYTLVVAPSTAAGAGSVTQLPSVEVTADGATLGPAAGLVALRSSAGTKTDTALIETPQAVSVVTRAQMKAQAVQNVPQAMRYTSGTLTAQRGFSEDGGGLEEIYSRGFLVDQYLDGLRLPSRSLASYGVSAVDPYGLESITLVHGPASVLYGQASPGGVLDLQSKRPTDEPLHEIGFQTGSHGLAQTQFDFSDALDEAGNVRYRITGLGRTADTQVDHVQDKRVFIAPSFSWQMSPDTKFTLLTGYQYDPDGGYYNTLPYVGTQQSASWGKIPTDFDPGEPGFDHHSRKQYWVGYELEHRVNDTWSLSQHARYTGVSNDLRGVFANGWVGDAEDHTLNRYALKMYEQTATATIDNQAKATFDTGAVHHRAVLGLDYQATRFDQRYGYNFSSVPSLDVLNPVYGQAFDAPATTGDYHTNLHQLGLYAQDQLALGQWRFLLGGRQDWARSATRDLLAGGTERQQDQKATWRAGTTYLFDNGLAPYVSYSTSFQPQAGAVLADGGMPKPTTGEQYEAGVKYQMPGHQSFVTLAAFNLRKTNILTTDPVTQLNRETGAIRSRGIEAEAHLTLTREWTVLGSYTYMQVRNTRTDDPTEKNKRPIGTPSHTASAWTDYTLHSGPLAGLGANIGVRFVGSSFGDAANTFSTPSYTVVDAGLHYTMPHWDFSLNAANLFDRNYVASCMYSMNACNYGSRRLILAGATYSW; encoded by the coding sequence ATGACCTTCCCGCCGAACCCCGGACTTCCTTCGCCGCCAGCCCAGCGCCGCCGCGCCCTGATGCTTGCGACGCAATTGGCCTTGGCCTCGCCGCTGCTGCTGGCGACGGCCGGGCAGGCCCAGGCCGAGGCTCAGGCCGGCGCTGAGCCAGGCCTGCGAGTCCAGCCAATCAAGCTGGCGCAGGCAAGTCCAGCGGACGTCAACGCCCTGCGTGATTACGCGATTCCGGCCGGGCCGCTGGGTCCGGTGCTGGGACGTATCGCCGGCGATGCCGGCCTGAACCTGGGCTACGGCCCGGCGCAGGTGGACGGACGCATGGCCGCGCCCGTGCAAGGCCGCTACAGCGCCGAGGAAGCCTTGCGCACGGCCTTGCGTGGCACCGGATTGCGGCTGCAGCGGTCGGCCGACGGCGGCTATACCCTGGTCGTCGCTCCCTCGACCGCGGCGGGCGCGGGCAGCGTGACCCAACTGCCTTCCGTGGAAGTGACGGCAGACGGTGCAACTTTGGGCCCCGCGGCCGGGCTGGTCGCCTTGCGCAGCAGCGCCGGCACCAAGACCGATACCGCGCTGATCGAGACCCCCCAGGCGGTGTCCGTGGTGACCCGCGCGCAGATGAAGGCGCAGGCGGTGCAGAACGTGCCGCAGGCCATGCGCTACACCTCCGGCACGCTGACCGCCCAGCGTGGTTTCAGCGAAGATGGCGGCGGCCTGGAGGAAATCTACTCGCGCGGTTTCCTGGTCGACCAATACCTCGATGGCCTGCGCCTGCCCAGTCGTTCACTGGCATCCTATGGCGTGTCGGCAGTCGATCCCTATGGCCTGGAAAGCATCACGCTGGTCCATGGCCCGGCCTCCGTCCTGTACGGCCAGGCCAGCCCCGGCGGGGTGCTTGACCTGCAAAGCAAGCGGCCCACCGACGAGCCCCTGCACGAAATCGGCTTTCAGACCGGCAGCCACGGCCTGGCGCAAACCCAGTTCGATTTCAGCGACGCCCTGGACGAGGCCGGCAACGTGCGCTACCGCATCACCGGCTTGGGCCGCACGGCTGACACGCAGGTCGACCACGTACAGGACAAGCGGGTCTTCATCGCACCGTCTTTCTCCTGGCAGATGTCGCCGGATACCAAGTTCACGCTGTTGACCGGTTATCAGTACGATCCGGACGGCGGGTACTACAACACCCTGCCTTATGTCGGCACGCAGCAGAGCGCGTCGTGGGGCAAGATTCCCACCGATTTCGATCCTGGTGAGCCGGGTTTCGACCATCACTCGCGCAAGCAGTATTGGGTCGGCTATGAGCTTGAACATCGGGTCAACGACACGTGGTCGCTATCCCAGCATGCGCGTTATACCGGCGTGTCGAATGACCTGCGCGGCGTGTTCGCCAACGGCTGGGTCGGCGACGCCGAGGATCACACCCTCAATCGCTATGCGCTGAAAATGTACGAGCAGACGGCCACGGCGACGATAGACAACCAGGCCAAGGCGACCTTCGACACGGGGGCGGTGCATCACCGGGCCGTTCTCGGCCTGGATTACCAGGCCACCCGCTTCGACCAGCGCTACGGCTACAATTTCAGCAGTGTGCCGTCGCTGGACGTGCTCAATCCCGTCTACGGGCAGGCCTTCGACGCACCGGCCACGACGGGCGACTATCACACCAACCTGCACCAGCTAGGCCTGTATGCGCAAGACCAGCTGGCGCTGGGACAGTGGCGCTTCCTGCTGGGCGGCCGCCAGGATTGGGCGCGCTCCGCCACGCGCGACCTGCTGGCGGGCGGTACCGAACGGCAGCAGGATCAGAAAGCCACGTGGCGCGCGGGCACGACGTATCTGTTCGACAACGGCCTGGCCCCCTACGTCAGCTATTCAACGTCCTTCCAGCCGCAAGCGGGCGCGGTCCTTGCCGATGGCGGCATGCCCAAGCCCACCACCGGCGAGCAGTACGAGGCGGGTGTGAAGTACCAGATGCCTGGTCACCAGAGTTTCGTGACCCTGGCCGCCTTCAACCTGAGAAAGACCAACATCCTGACCACGGATCCGGTGACTCAGCTCAACCGCGAAACGGGCGCGATCCGATCGCGCGGCATCGAGGCCGAAGCGCATCTGACGCTGACCCGCGAGTGGACCGTGCTGGGCAGCTACACGTACATGCAAGTGCGCAACACGCGCACCGACGATCCAACGGAAAAGAACAAGCGGCCCATAGGCACGCCGTCGCACACGGCCTCGGCCTGGACGGACTACACGCTACATAGCGGGCCGCTGGCCGGTCTGGGCGCCAACATCGGCGTGCGTTTCGTGGGCAGCAGCTTCGGTGACGCGGCGAATACCTTCAGCACGCCGTCTTACACCGTGGTGGATGCTGGCTTGCACTACACCATGCCCCATTGGGATTTCTCCCTTAACGCGGCGAACCTGTTCGATCGCAATTATGTGGCGTCTTGCATGTACAGCATGAACGCGTGCAACTACGGATCGCGCCGCCTGATCCTGGCGGGCGCGACGTATAGCTGGTAA